CGCGTGCGGGGCGATCTGCCATCCATTGTCTGCCAATGGCGGAGCGCCCCTGCGGGGCTTCCGCCCTACCGTTTGCGCGCCAGCATGGCCATCAGAAAGCCGCGGCCGAATAGCGGCCCATCTGCCGGCATGTCGCGCATGGGAGCGACGGTTTCGATCTCCAGCCAGGGCGACCACAGTTCGCGCAAGCGCTGTTCGTCATATCCCAATCCGCCGCCCATTGTGGCTTGAGCATAGACTTCCGCATCGCTCAGGCCGCTGCTGCCTTCCGGCGCGAAGCAGGCCAGCCCGAAATGGCCGCCCGGTTTCAACATGCTGGCGACTCGCTGCATATATTGCTGGCGTCTATGCGGCGTGATGTGGTGGAAGCAGCCGGAATCATAGACCAGATCCGCGCCATTCTTATCGAATACGAAATCGAATACTGAAGCCTGCGCGATCTCGACAGCCAGACCGCTGGCGGCGACGCGTTCGCGCGCCCATGTGACGGCTGATTCTGAGTAATCGATGGCCTGGACGGTAAAGCCCAGGCTGGCGAGGTATAGCGCGTTGCGGCCGTTGCCGCAGCCCAGATCGATGGCGCGGCCGGGTCTGAGGCGGCCCGATGCGATCCAGCTGGCGAGGCTTTCATCCGGCGCGTCGACGAAAAATGGGCAGGGGCGTTGCCGGTTCGCATAGAAAGAGGGCCACTTTTCCTCGGCGAGGGAAAGGAGGAGGTCAAGGCGGGCTAGATCGGCTTCAGGCTGAGAGGCGAAGTCTGGCAAGGAGTCTGTCATCAAGGATGCTGCTCATGGTGTCGGAGTTTGCGGGTGCTGAGGACGGCGAGGCAGCTTACGCATGCAAAGCGGGATGCCTTGCTGTCGCGCAGTGACATTCTATATGGATATCGTCTTGAAGGGGGGGGCTTGTGCCTAGCCTGATTGTCGGATGATCAGGCTGTCTGCGATCGGTTGGCTGTTTTTGATTGCTTCTCATCATGTTGATTTTGTATTGTTTTTTTGGACTTCTATCTGCGGACGCCATTGCCGGCGTATTGTTGTGAATTAATTTGCATGCGCAAGCATATTGACATGCATATTTGATTTGGGTAATTTGCATGCATGTGCAAATAAATGGAGGCTTGAGATGAGCGAGACCAAAACCATCTCGATCTATTCAGACTACGTATGCCCTTACTGCTTGCTGGCTGAGCAGGCCATACGCGATGTTTTGGACGCGCGCGGCATTCGCATCCGCTGGCGTCCCTTTGAATTGCGTCCTGATCCGGTGCCTACCTTGCGGGTGGATGACTCCTACCTTCCCGATGTCTGGAAAAGATCGGTTTATCCGATGGCTGAAAGACTGGGCCTGCCTATCACCTTGCCGTCGATATCGCCGCAGCCACGCAGCGATAAAGCCTTTCAGGTGTTCGCGTTGGCGGAAGAGCATGGTTTGGGGCATGAGTACTCTGTCGCCGTGATGCGCGCCTTTTTTCTGGAAGGCAAGGATATCGGCGAGTCTGAAGTTCTGGCGGATATAGCCGCCTCACTGGGTCTGGATCGGCAACAGGCGTTGAGCGCTTTGGCGGATGGCCGCTATCTGCTCCATCACCAGGCGGCTTTGCGGCATGCGGTTAATGAAGCGCACGTGAGATCGGTGCCCACCATCATTGTTGGTAATAAAAGATTTAGCGGCGTGCCGGATTTAGCCGATTTTCAGCAGGCCTTGAATGAGCTCTTGCAGTTTGAGCAGGAGGTGAGCCGGCAGGAAAACTAGTATAGGACGCAATCCATAAGCATGATTTCGATATTGTCTTTCCTTTATTACCACTATTTGGAGCAGTGAAAATGATAGCTTGGGTTTATCTTGGTGTCGCTGTAATTTTTGAAATCACGGTAGCGCTGGCCGCAGGAAAAGCCAAAGGTTTTACCGATGCGCGGTGGACCGCAGCCACTTTGCTTAGCGGTGCCATCGCCACCTATTTTCTTGGCCTTGCCTTATTGACCTTTGATGTCGGGGTGGGCTATTCAATTTGGACTTCGGTGGCGGGCGTAGGCATTGTGTTGCTGGGGGCGGTTTTCTTTAATGAGCGATTGAGCTTGAAAAAGCTTTGCGGCATTGCCATGGTGATTGGTGGCGTGATCGGCCTGCATTTGAGCGGTGCGGCATAAACAAAATATTTTCCACATATTTTTTATATTTGAGTTGGCAAGAACCTTTTGAGGAAGAGTCATGGGTAAGAAATCTACAATGCCAAGCGCTCAGCATGCTTGGAGCATGTTGCTGTTGGCCGGCGTTTTTGAGGTGGGCTATGCCCTGAGCGTGGGCGGCAGCCATGCGTTCTCTGTAGTAGGGTGGACTATTTCCGCCGGCATTTTCTTTTTGCTGACGCTGTATGCGCTTAGCGTAGCCCTGAAAACCATTGATGTCGGCATAGGCTATGCGGTGTGGGCGGGCATCGGCGCGGTAGGTTCCTCCATCTTTGGCGTCTTTCTGTTCAATCAATCGCTCAGCCTGCATCAGGCTTTTTGGTTGGCGCTGATTATCGTCGGCGTGGTTTGCTTGAAGCTGGCCGGCAGTGAGCCCAGCTCGTCTGTGAAGCCTGGCGTGGCGTGAATCATTTGATAGCAGGCTGTGAATGCTTGGGCGGCATACTCCGCCCAAGCCTCGCCTATTTCTTTGTTCCGGCACTGGCCTGCGCTTCATGCGCCGCTTATCCGATTTTCCCCCATTAATTTGGAACCTTCATGTCTACTTTCCTATTTTCATCGCTAGAGCAAAGCATGCAAGAACTGGTGCGCTACTCCTGCGAGCATGTGCGGCAGGGCGGCATTCCTTTTGCATCTTTCGTGATTAACGGTCAGGGTGAAATACTGGGTCGCGGGGTCAATCGGGTATTGGAAAACCATGATCCTACCGCGCACGCCGAAGTGGAGGCGATTCGCGATGCTTGTCTCCGTGCCGGAAGGCACCATTTGCATGGTTTGACGCTTTTGGCATCGGGCGAGCCCTGCGCGATGTGCTATCTCAATGCCTACTATGCCGGCATTAGAGAAGTCATTTTCGCCGTGGACCGTGATGATGCGGCAGCGGCGGGTTTTGACTACCGAGGCTCATATCGAATGCTGGCCGCTTTCCCCCGCCAGTGGGCTATGCAGTACCGCAAACTGGCGGTCGCAGGCGCCTTCGAGCCATTCAAGCTTTTCCAGGCTCAGAATCAACGCCGCTGCTCATGAAGCAATGATTCAGCAAGTTTTTCTGGCATTCAGGCGTAAGCTGCGCGGCTTTAGTTTGGGGTTCGGCGATATGGATCTGTCTGGGCGATATGGGAGATAAGCCGATACCTCAAACAGGGCTGGATGATAGGGACGCGCAGGGAAGGCGTTGGCGCAGGCTGACAATGCGGCGCCATTAAACGGTTTGGCGCAAGGTGCTGGGCACGCTGCCTTGAAGGATGGACTTGGCCAGCATGCCTGGCCAAGTCTTGAACTGCTGGATGAGCTTGATGGCGGTGAATTCCTGCAGGGCCAAGAAGGGTCAGCTCAATTTCATACCTTGGCGCTGTTTGGGAGAGCGCTCAACAAGCCGCGAAGGCATGGCACAATTTGCATATTCTCTTCATTTAATTCCGCTTCATCCAAAGCCGCTTGAATGTAAAGCGCATAGTCATCGCCGGCCAGACTTTGCACTTTTCTCCCTTGCTCTGTCAAAACAGTGTAGACGCCGCGTTTATCATTCGGACACAGGTCGCGCTGCGTATAGCCGGCTTTTTCCAAACGCTCTGCCACACGGGTGACTGAGCTTTGGTTTAAACCTAGAAGATGCGCCAATTCTTGCATTCGCAGTTCTGAGTTGGCGGCAACCGCCAGATACTGCAATGCGCGGTATTCGGAAAGTCCCAGGCCATGATCGCGTTGAAGATTTTTGGCCAGACGGTTTTCTATGCCATCTACCACGGAGCGGATGCGCTCCCAAAGTAAACTGCTTGGCAACATTAAAGAAGACCCTTGCATTCGATGATTTGAGGAACGGCACTGAGTTCGGGCATGCATCAATGCAGCCTTAAAAGCATGTGCATGCATATAAGTTGAGCATACCATTGAATATGCGCGGCTGAGAAAGTTTTGCTCCAGGCCCAGGCGGTGCCAGGCTTCGCCAAAGACCAGGGAGAGGCCATCTCCCAAGTCAGAAATGATCGGCTACTCTGCGCCAGTTGTTTGATGGCGCCGGAGTTTGGGGCGAGTGAAAAGGCAAGACGCGCGAAGCGGCTACTTGTCGCAGTCGCCGCTTCTGGAGCGCAAAGCCAGGTGGTTGGGAGGCGCTTGAGCCTGAATGATGCGCAGAGGCCTCGATATATCCTTTGGCTTTCGGCATCCTCAGCCATGGGTCTTGGCGAATGTGCAGCGGCTTCGACCGAGCGTCCCGCTTAGCCGGGAGGCTTGTTTTAAATCGGCACAAACAGCGACAGCCAGCTGTTCCAGCCCGCGGTGCGGTTCTTGGCGTCGAATTCGTCGTAGGCTTTCAGGTTGACGTACCACTTTTTCTTGCCGACCGAGAAAAAGTAGCCCACTTGCGGCCCCAGTCCGACCACCTGCGACTTCTGATTCTTTTTGCCCATGCCGGGCGCGCTGTCGTTCTCCAGCTGGTGATAGGCGTAGCCGACCAGGCCGATATGGAAGTTTTCGTTCAGGAACTGCGACAGCGACAGGTCCAGGTGGGCGTCGTTGCCGTTTTTGTAGTCGGTGTCCGGGTTTTTTTGGTTGAGCGTCAGCCCCAGTACAGCGGAAAACTCGGTGCCGCTGCTTTCATTGAGATAGGTGTAGCCGCCGCCGGCGTCGTAAGACCAGTGATTGGTGCCCATATTGGCGGCGCGGTTCGGGTCGTAGGCGCCGGTCGGCATGCCCAGCGTGGCGTAAGCCAGATAGTTGTGATTGCCTTGCTTCCATTTCAGCGTGGCCATCGGGTAGAGGTCGCCGAAGTCGTTGCGGGTGTCGTCGCTGCTGGCGCTGCGAGTCTTGCCCTTGGGCGAGGTGGTGGCGGCGTTGTCGTAGACTTCGGCGCGGCCGTACAAACCGGTCAAGGAGACGGCGGCCTGTGCGCCGGCAAGCGGCGTTTCGAAGGTGTAGGTGGGCGAGACGAACAGCAGGTCGCTAGGCGTGCTCAACTGGGTGTTGGTGACGCGGCCGCGCTTGTTCTGGTTGCGGGTGGCCGAGTCGGCGCTGGCGTGATAGCCGCTGAAGGTCCAAGACCAGCCCGGGTCATTCGGCACCGCGGCGAAGGTGCCCATTTGTCCGGGCAGCCAGAAACTCACGCCGCC
The Chromobacterium sp. IIBBL 290-4 DNA segment above includes these coding regions:
- a CDS encoding DsbA family protein — encoded protein: MSETKTISIYSDYVCPYCLLAEQAIRDVLDARGIRIRWRPFELRPDPVPTLRVDDSYLPDVWKRSVYPMAERLGLPITLPSISPQPRSDKAFQVFALAEEHGLGHEYSVAVMRAFFLEGKDIGESEVLADIAASLGLDRQQALSALADGRYLLHHQAALRHAVNEAHVRSVPTIIVGNKRFSGVPDLADFQQALNELLQFEQEVSRQEN
- a CDS encoding nucleoside deaminase, which produces MQELVRYSCEHVRQGGIPFASFVINGQGEILGRGVNRVLENHDPTAHAEVEAIRDACLRAGRHHLHGLTLLASGEPCAMCYLNAYYAGIREVIFAVDRDDAAAAGFDYRGSYRMLAAFPRQWAMQYRKLAVAGAFEPFKLFQAQNQRRCS
- a CDS encoding multidrug efflux SMR transporter — protein: MIAWVYLGVAVIFEITVALAAGKAKGFTDARWTAATLLSGAIATYFLGLALLTFDVGVGYSIWTSVAGVGIVLLGAVFFNERLSLKKLCGIAMVIGGVIGLHLSGAA
- a CDS encoding MarR family winged helix-turn-helix transcriptional regulator; this translates as MLPSSLLWERIRSVVDGIENRLAKNLQRDHGLGLSEYRALQYLAVAANSELRMQELAHLLGLNQSSVTRVAERLEKAGYTQRDLCPNDKRGVYTVLTEQGRKVQSLAGDDYALYIQAALDEAELNEENMQIVPCLRGLLSALPNSAKV
- a CDS encoding transporter, with amino-acid sequence MNQKISSPNTLLALACLAAGALLSAQAQADEGGVSFWLPGQMGTFAAVPNDPGWSWTFSGYHASADSATRNQNKRGRVTNTQLSTPSDLLFVSPTYTFETPLAGAQAAVSLTGLYGRAEVYDNAATTSPKGKTRSASSDDTRNDFGDLYPMATLKWKQGNHNYLAYATLGMPTGAYDPNRAANMGTNHWSYDAGGGYTYLNESSGTEFSAVLGLTLNQKNPDTDYKNGNDAHLDLSLSQFLNENFHIGLVGYAYHQLENDSAPGMGKKNQKSQVVGLGPQVGYFFSVGKKKWYVNLKAYDEFDAKNRTAGWNSWLSLFVPI
- a CDS encoding multidrug efflux SMR transporter, whose amino-acid sequence is MLLLAGVFEVGYALSVGGSHAFSVVGWTISAGIFFLLTLYALSVALKTIDVGIGYAVWAGIGAVGSSIFGVFLFNQSLSLHQAFWLALIIVGVVCLKLAGSEPSSSVKPGVA